A genome region from Euphorbia lathyris chromosome 4, ddEupLath1.1, whole genome shotgun sequence includes the following:
- the LOC136227122 gene encoding ubiquitin C-terminal hydrolase 12-like, with translation MNVSMFDSIYADGETKRYHVVKTEHGFNKLLPLPTFKDSRNGYLVQDCCAFGAEVYVIESTGLGQEFSLVKDPRNGSYSWMIHRFSTLRNRYYYSNVFNAAGYKWQLMLNPKGDSGETNRSLSLYLKLDGDQSVYAEANLSVKDQLGGVDHMYKVCKLFGAWGTPRFMLLSDLRDASKGYLVNDILVVEAKLTQVSSVKDFS, from the exons ATGAATGTTTCAATGTTTGATTCAATATATGCAGATGGGGAAACTAAACGTTACCATGTGGTAAAGACTGAACATGGTTTTAACAAATTGCTCCCACTTCCAACCTTCAAAGATTCAAGAAATGGATATCTTGTTCAGGACTGCTGCGCATTCGGTGCGGAGGTTTATGTCATTGAAAGTACAGGGCTGGGCCAGGAATTCTCTCTTGTAAAGGATCCTCGAAACGGTAGTTATTCCTGGATGATTCACCGGTTCTCAACATTGCGAAATCGATATTATTACAGTAACGTATTTAATGCTGCTGGATACAAATG GCAATTGATGCTTAATCCTAAAGGAGATTCAGGGGAGACGAACAGAAGTCTGtccttatatttaaaattggaCGGCGATCAATCAGTTTATGCAGAAGCTAATCTGTCGGTGAAAGATCAGCTCGGTGGGGTAGATCATATGTACAAAG TATGCAAGCTGTTTGGAGCTTGGGGAACTCCGAGGTTTATGCTGCTGAGTGATCTCCGAGATGCATCAAAGGGATATCTAGTGAATGATATTCTAGTTGTTGAAGCCAAATTAACACAGGTCTCTTCTGTTAAAGATTTCTCCTGA